The nucleotide window AGGGCTCGACCGCCCGATCATTCCGGCCACGCCCGAGTTCGTGAAGGCGCTCGATCTCGATCACGCGATGGATGGCGAGGTGATGATCGCGTTTGCGATGAACGGGCAGGATTTGCCGATGCTCAACGGGTATCCGGTGCGGCTGGTGGTGCCGGGTTACTACGGCACGTATTGGGTCAAGCATCTGGCCGATATCAAGGTGATCGACACGGTGTTCGACGGCTTCTGGATGGCCACGGCGTATCGCATTCCCGACAACGACTGCAACTGCGTGGCCCCGGGCACAGCGCCGCAGAAGACCAAGCCGATCGAGCGCTTCACGGTGCGCTCGTTCGTGACGAATCTGACCGATGGGCAACACGTGGCAGTGGGCAAGCCAGTACGTGTGCGGGGGATTGCGTTCGATGGCGGTGAAGGCATCCGCGACGTGCAGTTCTCCAGCGACGGCGGCCAGACTTGGCAGGCGGCGAAGCTGGGCAACGAGTTGTCGAAGTATTCGTTCCGCGAGTGGACGGCGACGTTCACGCCATCGGCAGCAGGCGAGCAAGTGCTGAAGGTACGCGCGACGAACCGCGCAGGCGTCGCGCAGCCGCTGCAATCGCTGTGGAATCCGGCCGGGTATCTGCGCAACGGCGTAGAGACCGTGCGCGTGATCGCGGCTTGAGACGGGAGATGACCATGAATGCTTTGAAGATATCGCGCCGTCTTGCCGCGCCCGTGATGTGTGCGTTCGGTTTGCTGGGCGCGCTGGCAGCACCTGCGGCGCAAGCGCTTGAGATCAAGTTGCCGCAGGAGACCGCGCAACTGAAAGCGTCGACGCTCACCGGCTATCAGGCCACCAGCGCATGGTGCGTGATGTGCCATTCGGTCGACTACATCAACAGCCAGCCACCGATGCCCGCCGCGTTTTGGAGTGCTGAAGTCACGAAGATGGTGAAGGTGTACGGCGCGCCAATTCCGGAAGATCAGGTGAAGCTGATTTCGGAGTATTTGGGCAAGACTTACGGGACAGAGGGGGGGAAGTGACGCCTCGCAAACGATAAAAGGCGCGTGCGCTGACCTCAGGATTACCGGGTAAATTTCACACACTTGACGCCGGCGCCACGCTCCTTGAGTCGTAACATCCACGCCCCGGTATCTGGGTCGCGGTAGAAGTCTCTCCTCTGGTTGGCCCACGAACATCCATACTTGCTTTCGTCCGGAGCCATCTCGCAATGGTCCCATGGCCCTCCGGCTTCTGCGTCGATGTTGTAGACGTATCCTGCGTCGTCGTTCCAGGTCGAGCAGCGATATTTCTCAAAGAGCCCGATGGCAGCGATCCCGGGCTGACGCGCATGCATGATCAGCCGGTCCAGATCCCGCTCGTTGGCTGGGCGGCTCCACCCCCCGTCCCGTTGGGAAAGCCAACCACCACCCCGACTCCTTCCATTGACGACCATGTAGTCGACGTCTTTCCCTTTCGGCGTCAAACACGTCAACCTGAAGCGTCCGACACCAACGCCACCATGTTTCGCATCGGCAGCCGGTATCTCGTAGGTGACCTTCCCAGCAGAATTACCGTATGACCAGTCAGAACGCTGAACCAAACTGGGAGAGCGCTCGCAGTAATTCGTCAACACGTCGAGCTGACAGGCGAAACCACTGTAAATTTCGTAATGTGCAGACGAATTACAGTCCACTTTTGCGGATGAAAATTCACCGGAAACCACATCCCAACTCGCGTATCCCACACGCCCATCGCTCTCGATCTCCTCGCGGATATTCTTGGGCACCTCGCTCGAATCCCTGGGCACGCTTCCCAACTGCCACGTCCCGTTCTGACAGGACATTACACGGCCATCGGCATTGAGCCCGATACCTCGCTCCTTGCACGTCCCACCAACTTTGCCATCAAGCTGAATAACACCGTGCTCGGACCACAATTTGCCCGCGGCCCAAACATCGCCGTAACTCCAGACGTTATTTCTTACGGTCATCGACCGTTTGTCGCTACCTATCGTCACTTCTCCTAGTTCCACCGAAGCTCTTGTGCCCGTGACAGAAAGGGTTCCGTTAATCGTCGCGCCGTTCCCACTCAACGTGCCTCCGGCCGATACACTCCCCTTTGCGTTCACGTCGGCATCGGCACGCACATTCTTCTTGGTATACACATCGCCGTCGGCCAATACCTCGCCTACGGCGACCACGTTCTTGCCGGAGTAAATGCCTCCCTCCGCGATGACGCCACCTTCCATCGTCTTGATCAGATCGTCGTGTTTATTCTTCGAATACCCTGCCACCAGGTTTTTGGCAGCAAACACCGACGGTGCGCTCACCTGCTCGGTTGCAGTGATATTCTTCGCGCCCACGATGTCCTTATCGCCCATTCTCAGGTCCCCCTTCATCGCACGCGTCCCATCGCGTCGCAAGAACACGTCCTGCGCACTCGTCTGATAGCCGCCACGTATCGCGATCAGTCCGGCGACAGCGGGTTGCCCTGGGTTCTGAACGGTATTGATCACCGCACCGTTCCCGTCGAGAAATCGGAAGGTCCCCGGTGCGTCCTGCCGTGAAATACCGCCCAGCACGCCAAGCTTCGTCAACGCGGCACCCGATGCCACCCAGTCCGGTTCAGTGGAATACGTGCTTTTGATCGGTGCCGTGAGATAGGTGACGGAATTGATATCGCACGAATTACTCTCGTTCTCGCAGTTATCGGAATACACGACGATGTGATACTCCGCCCCGGCCAGCGGTGGCGAGATTCCAATACCTTTCGCTCCGGTCGCCCGAATTAGTTTGTCCACCGTCAGGTCCTGAATGGTCATCGCCTGAAAGCGCCCATTGAAATGACGCGTCAAAGTGATTTCGCCCGCCGGGATTTTCAATGTGACGCGCGTGCTCTGCCCGCCAAACAACGTCCTGATCTCCCCATGATGCTCAACCATGAAATCCTGAACGTGGTTCCCCAGCACCTTGAGCGCCTCCCCCACCCGCTCGCCCTTCTCGATGCGCATCTGGTGCATCTGATGCCGCCCCCAGAACGCGATCAACATGCCCACGATCGCGACGGCAATCGTCGCCCCGATCAGAAATACCCCTCGCTGCTTGCTTCGCATGGCCTTGCCCCCAGAGCCAACCGGCCAGCGCGCCACGAAACGCAGTCGCAAAGCCGGCACCGTTGAAACTGGCCATTCTCAGAGCGGAACATCGGGCTGCGGTTGGGAAAGGCCCGGATTCCACGGGGACATCGGCCGGGAGCGTGTACAAACACAGAAGTCAGGCACGAAAAGTCACAAGTCACTGCCCCACCCCAAGGTGCAACCCGAATATTGACACCGGTTGCACCCGCCTGAAAACCCGGTTACGATGCCGCCATTCACCCCGCTATGGGTGTCATGTTTTCGCGTCATCAGGTAACCCTCCATGGCTAACACCACTCTCGGCGTCAAGGTCGACGACGTTCTGCGCACCCGGCTCAAGACGGCCGCCCAGCAAATCGAGCGCACCCCCCACTGGCTCATCAAACAGGCGATCTTTGCCTATTTGGAGCGTATCGAGAGTGGCACGCTGCCCCCGGAGCTCAATGGTGCAACCCACGCGGGCACCGAAGTCATCGACGGCCTGAGCGGCGACGACACCGCGTCACACCCCTTCCTCGAATTCGCCCAGAACGTGCAGCCCCAGTCGGTGCTGCGCGCGGCCATTACCGCCGCCTACCGCCGCCCCGAGCCGGAATGCGTGCCCGTGCTGATCGGTCAGGCCAAGCTGGCCCCGGCCACCGCCTCGTCGGCCTCGGCCCTCGCCCGCAAGCTCGTGGTCGCCCTGCGCGGCAAGAGCACCGGCGGCGGCGTGGAAGGCCTGATTCACGAGTTCTCGCTGTCCAGCCAGGAAGGCGTCGCCCTGATGTGTCTGGCCGAAGCCCTGCTGCGCATTCCCGACAAGGCCACGCGCGACGCCCTCATCCGCGACAAGATCAGCAAGGGTGACTGGCATGCCCACATGGGCAACTCGCCGTCGATGTTCGTCAACGCCGCCACGTGGGGCCTGATGATCACCGGCAAGCTCGTCACCACCACCAGCGAAGCCGGCCTCACCAAAGCCCTCACCCGCCTCATCGGCCGTGGCGGCGAACCCCTCATCCGCAAGGGTGTGGACATGGCCATGCGCCTGATGGGCGAACAGTTCGTCACCGGCGAAACCATCTCCGAAGCGCTCGCCAACAGCCGCAAGTACGAAGCCCAAGGCTTCCGCTACTCGTACGACATGCTCGGCGAAGCCGCGACCACCGAAGAAGACGCCCAGCGCTACTACGCGAGCTACGAGCAGGCCATTCACGCCATCGGCAAGGCCTCGGCCGGCCGTGGCATCTACGAAGGCCCGGGCATCTCGATC belongs to Pandoraea norimbergensis and includes:
- the sorB gene encoding SorB family sulfite dehydrogenase c-type cytochrome subunit yields the protein MNALKISRRLAAPVMCAFGLLGALAAPAAQALEIKLPQETAQLKASTLTGYQATSAWCVMCHSVDYINSQPPMPAAFWSAEVTKMVKVYGAPIPEDQVKLISEYLGKTYGTEGGK